From Ananas comosus cultivar F153 linkage group 8, ASM154086v1, whole genome shotgun sequence, one genomic window encodes:
- the LOC109714207 gene encoding glucan endo-1,3-beta-glucosidase 11-like gives MWVWVRVVVLLVSAWRAAATSASLVGINYGRVGSNLPGPAAVLPLLASVGVGRVRLYDAEPSVLRAFANTGVELVVGLPDRCVAAVADPDEALAWARANIQPYVPATKIAAITVGNEVLTTNPNPNPNPNSTATAKSLLPAMESLHAALASLGLDRAIAVTTAHSLAVLASSYPPSSAVFRRDLLPYLCPLLGFHARTGSPFLVNAYPYFAYADDPSGVDLNYALLEPNPGVADPVSGLRYSTLLHAQVDAVYHAINAAAGDSAKTVEVRVSETGWPSAGDANETGATPQNAAKYNGNVMRLVAEGKGTPLRPGVALRAYVFALFNENLKPGPTSERNYGLFKPDGTPVYPLGITVPPDNSTTPGGGGGGNDGGGESSPGGSSSDGYYSISSAPVEGWRAQRVIQGTVGVLGALLLLI, from the exons ATGTGGGTGTGGGTGCGGGTGGTCGTCCTGCTCGTGTCGGCGTGGCgcgcggcggcgacgtcggcgtCGCTGGTGGGGATCAACTACGGGCGCGTGGGCAGCAACCTGCCGGGGCCGGCGGCGGTGCTGCCGCTGCTGGCGTCGGTGGGGGTGGGGCGGGTGCGGCTGTACGACGCCGAGCCGTCGGTGCTCCGCGCCTTCGCGAACACGGGCGTGGAGCTGGTGGTGGGCCTCCCCGACCGCTGCGTGGCCGCCGTGGCCGACCCCGACGAGGCTCTGGCCTGGGCCCGCGCCAACATCCAGCCCTACGTCCCCGCCACCAAGATCGCCGCCATCACCGTCGGCAACGAGGTGCTCACcaccaaccccaaccccaaccccaacccaaACAGCACCGCCACCGCCAAGTCCCTCCTCCCAGCCATGGAGTCGCTGCACGCCGCGCTCGCGTCGCTGGGCCTCGACCGGGCGATCGCGGTGACGACGGCGCACTCGCTGGCCGTGCTGGCCTCGTCGTACCCGCCCTCGTCGGCTGTGTTCCGGCGCGACCTGCTGCCCTACCTCTGCCCCCTCCTGGGCTTCCACGCGCGCACCGGCTCGCCCTTCCTCGTCAACGCCTACCCCTACTTCGCCTACGCCGACGACCCCTCCGGCGTCGACCTCAACTACGCCCTCCTCGAGCCCAACCCCGGCGTCGCCGACCCCGTCTCCGGCCTCCGCTACTCCACCCTCCTCCACGCACAG GTCGACGCCGTCTACCACGCAATCAACGCTGCCGCGGGCGACTCCGCAAAGACGGTGGAGGTGAGGGTATCTGAGACCGGCTGGCCCTCTGCTGGCGACGCGAACGAGACGGGGGCGACACCGCAAAATGCTGCCAAGTACAACGGGAATGTGATGCGTCTAGTCGCGGAGGGGAAGGGGACGCCCCTGCGGCCCGGGGTGGCGCTCCGGGCCTACGTCTTCGCGCTGTTCAACGAGAACCTCAAGCCGGGGCCGACCTCCGAGCGCAACTACGGCCTCTTCAAGCCCGACGGCACGCCCGTGTATCCGCTCGGCATCACCGTCCCGCCGGATAACTCCACTAcgcccggcggcggcggcggcggcaacgaCGGCGGGGGGGAGTCGTCTCCTGGTGGGTCGTCTTCAGATGGCTACTACAGCATCTCTAGCGCCCCGGTTGAG GGATGGAGAGCGCAGAGAGTGATTCAAGGAACAGTAGGTGTGTTAGGTGCACTGCtgcttttaatttaa